A genomic stretch from Ureibacillus composti includes:
- a CDS encoding EAL domain-containing protein: MKSKSIKFWAIILIIIVCFTTTLLFSALTYQSLNRNLVNQYKNESEYVLSQTLLNFQYEFSNIETFLEQLNQSLLLLDKHEGNSNDIALLLKQYQDMSPSGGRLIFGLENGGYHQANAGNFPFSYNPKEYDWYKEAISNKGEVIWTEPYLDFVSPKVIISAAKAVEGPQGILGVISLDFSLTEISHTISKSKVGEDGLVMLLSSSGTLLANGENVISNSLFGDQHSEMLKVTKVRHVPYEINNEKYLLHSNTIKQNGMTIVTAINEKEIRSNVIKSLLPILVAGVLCLVLFSFIAYIGTLRGVKPLKKLGTLMATVESGNYHVFARERDYKEVARLAKGFNSMIQAIKKRDRDLIISNEELKSTEERLRSKYEELKESQRILKASEEKVKQLASYDSLTGLLNRRSLLQVLNKDVENDSNQMLKAIIFLDLDNFKVINDSLGHSFGDKLIIEVAKLLSSISIQKKDVARISGDEFILLFHDLKSIEQVEWIASEIINVFDSPIVVNGKSLNISASIGVAIYPIHATTTEELLKIADMAMYRAKETGKNGFQIFDEGMKHEVEEKLKIELGIRECLKNNGFELFFQPLYNTHAKRITQVEALLRVKSSALSAFNVMQIIQTAEVTGQIIDIDKWVIRSACESIQRINHYLDEPINISINISPLHIMQQDFVRNIRDIIIDTGVRPDWIELEITETSIMKSFDVNKRKLEELKRLGISIHLDDFGTGYSSLSYLNSLPIDHLKIDKSFIDAMLQSEKERKIVETIINLAHNIGLHVVAEGVEYEEQFEMLESYNCELIQGYYISKPANFEYITRTIKQYNEEEETVKI; encoded by the coding sequence TTGAAATCGAAAAGTATTAAGTTTTGGGCAATTATTTTAATAATAATAGTATGTTTTACTACTACATTATTATTTAGTGCTCTAACCTATCAAAGTTTGAATCGAAACTTGGTAAACCAATATAAAAATGAATCTGAATATGTCTTAAGTCAAACATTGCTTAATTTTCAATATGAATTTTCGAACATTGAAACGTTTTTAGAGCAACTTAATCAATCTCTTCTATTGCTAGATAAGCATGAAGGAAATAGTAATGATATTGCTTTACTGCTGAAGCAATATCAGGACATGTCTCCATCTGGTGGGAGGTTAATTTTTGGGTTAGAGAACGGTGGATATCACCAAGCAAATGCAGGGAATTTTCCGTTTAGTTATAATCCAAAAGAATATGACTGGTATAAAGAGGCGATTAGCAATAAAGGGGAAGTAATTTGGACTGAGCCATATTTAGATTTCGTATCACCGAAAGTTATTATTTCTGCTGCGAAAGCAGTAGAGGGACCACAGGGAATTTTAGGTGTAATTTCATTAGATTTTAGTCTTACTGAAATTAGTCATACAATTAGTAAATCAAAAGTTGGGGAAGATGGCTTAGTCATGCTACTGAGTAGTAGTGGAACTCTGTTAGCAAATGGCGAAAATGTTATCAGCAACTCTTTATTTGGGGACCAGCATTCAGAAATGTTAAAAGTAACAAAGGTGAGACATGTCCCATACGAAATTAACAATGAAAAATATCTGCTTCATTCGAACACAATTAAGCAAAACGGGATGACCATTGTTACGGCTATTAATGAAAAAGAGATTCGAAGTAATGTAATTAAAAGTCTCCTGCCTATTTTAGTAGCGGGTGTATTGTGTCTTGTATTATTTAGTTTTATCGCATATATCGGTACGTTAAGGGGAGTTAAACCACTAAAAAAATTGGGTACACTTATGGCTACTGTTGAAAGTGGAAATTACCATGTGTTTGCAAGGGAAAGAGATTATAAGGAAGTGGCACGTTTAGCAAAAGGATTTAATAGTATGATCCAAGCCATCAAAAAGCGGGACCGGGATCTAATCATTTCAAATGAGGAGCTTAAATCTACAGAAGAACGTTTACGCTCTAAATATGAAGAACTAAAAGAATCACAGAGAATTTTAAAGGCAAGTGAGGAAAAGGTAAAACAACTTGCCTCTTACGATTCGTTAACGGGTTTACTTAATAGAAGAAGTTTACTCCAAGTTCTCAATAAAGACGTAGAAAATGATTCTAACCAAATGTTAAAAGCAATTATTTTCCTTGATTTAGATAACTTCAAAGTGATTAATGACTCCTTAGGACATTCATTCGGTGATAAGTTGATTATTGAAGTAGCAAAATTGTTAAGCTCTATTTCCATACAAAAGAAAGATGTTGCAAGAATTAGCGGTGATGAATTCATTTTATTATTTCATGATTTAAAATCGATCGAGCAAGTAGAATGGATTGCTAGCGAAATTATTAATGTTTTTGATAGTCCGATTGTTGTTAATGGAAAAAGCTTAAATATTAGTGCAAGTATTGGGGTTGCGATTTATCCTATTCATGCTACAACTACAGAAGAGTTATTAAAAATTGCAGATATGGCAATGTATCGTGCCAAAGAAACAGGGAAAAATGGATTTCAAATCTTTGATGAAGGTATGAAACATGAAGTCGAAGAAAAGTTGAAAATTGAACTTGGGATCCGTGAGTGCTTAAAGAATAATGGTTTTGAACTTTTCTTCCAACCGCTTTATAATACGCATGCGAAAAGAATTACTCAGGTAGAAGCATTATTAAGAGTAAAGTCATCCGCACTTTCTGCATTTAATGTCATGCAAATTATTCAAACAGCTGAAGTAACAGGACAAATTATTGATATTGATAAATGGGTAATTCGTTCAGCATGTGAATCTATTCAACGGATTAATCATTACTTAGACGAGCCTATAAATATCTCAATCAATATTTCTCCTCTTCATATTATGCAGCAAGATTTTGTAAGAAATATTCGAGATATCATTATAGATACAGGGGTTCGTCCAGATTGGATTGAGCTTGAAATTACGGAAACTTCTATTATGAAATCCTTTGATGTGAATAAAAGAAAATTAGAAGAATTAAAAAGACTTGGAATATCTATTCATCTGGATGATTTTGGAACAGGTTATTCATCATTAAGTTATTTAAACAGCTTACCAATCGATCATTTGAAAATTGACAAGAGCTTTATTGATGCCATGTTACAATCAGAAAAAGAAAGGAAAATTGTTGAAACAATTATTAACCTTGCTCACAATATTGGCCTTCATGTTGTTGCAGAAGGTGTCGAATATGAAGAACAATTTGAGATGCTTGAAAGCTACAATTGTGAGTTGATTCAAGGCTATTACATTAGCAAACCTGCCAATTTTGAGTATATTACTAGAACAATTAAACAATATAACGAAGAAGAAGAAACAGTGAAAATTTAG
- a CDS encoding MBL fold metallo-hydrolase, producing MKVQKFNQIVQLTLWPKLFPINCYLYAEQNELTLIDTGMQASFKGIVEEIKSLGKPLTNIILTHAHGDHLGALDFLKQKFPEVCVSISVRDSRLMKGDKSLDQDEPHTPIKGDIPKNLKTEPDRLLKENDQIGSLVVIETPGHTPGSISLFDKTNGILIAGDALQTQGKIAICGQFVPLFPFPAFGTWNKDISLESAKKILKLNPTLLAVGHGKVIENPVQNIQQAIFEAEKKLKKVGA from the coding sequence TTGAAAGTACAAAAGTTTAATCAAATAGTACAATTAACGCTATGGCCAAAATTATTTCCAATAAATTGTTACTTATATGCAGAACAAAATGAATTGACATTAATTGATACGGGTATGCAGGCAAGTTTTAAAGGAATTGTTGAAGAGATTAAAAGTTTAGGTAAACCTCTTACGAATATCATTTTGACACACGCCCATGGTGATCATCTCGGTGCTCTAGACTTTTTAAAACAAAAATTCCCAGAAGTATGTGTATCTATCTCAGTCCGTGACAGTCGTTTAATGAAGGGCGATAAATCATTAGATCAAGATGAGCCACATACTCCGATAAAAGGGGATATCCCTAAAAACCTAAAAACAGAGCCTGATCGATTATTAAAGGAAAATGATCAAATTGGCTCTTTAGTAGTGATTGAAACACCGGGCCATACACCAGGATCTATTTCTCTTTTTGATAAAACGAACGGAATATTGATCGCTGGAGATGCTTTACAGACGCAAGGGAAGATTGCAATTTGTGGTCAATTTGTTCCCCTTTTTCCGTTTCCGGCTTTTGGTACCTGGAACAAAGACATATCCCTTGAAAGCGCCAAAAAGATTTTAAAGTTAAATCCTACATTACTTGCAGTAGGTCATGGGAAAGTAATTGAGAATCCAGTGCAAAATATTCAACAAGCTATTTTTGAAGCTGAGAAGAAATTGAAGAAGGTTGGAGCATAG
- a CDS encoding ribonuclease J produces MSGRENALSVFALGGINEIGKNMYVVEYGDDLVIIDCGGKFADESLLGVDLIIPDFTYLQENRNKIRGLVVTHGHEDHIGGIPYFLKKLNVPVYATRFTLGLIELKLREHKILRESTLVQIDSNSELDFGEVKVSFFKTSHSIPDCLGIVFDTPEGKVVHTGDFKFDLTPVNDQHSDIHKMAEIGNEGVVMLISESTNAERPGFTPSEQEVGGHIEKAFMGAKGKIIISTFASNVNRVQQIVHAALKTNRRIALLGRSMVNVVAVARERGYLDIPDWMLIDTKEINNIPNERIVILCTGSQGEPLAALSRLSRNSYRDVKVYPGDTVIFAASPIPGNEKDVSKIVDNLFQLGAHVIYGSSTITGMHVSGHGYQEDLKLMLTLMKPKYFIPIHGEYRMLHLHRQLAEAVGVEKGNTFIIKNGDVVDIKNSEARQTRNIPSGDVYVDGLGDDEIGDIVLRDRKQLSEEGMLVIVITINKSDGKLVSAPDSISRGFVYAKNAEELINNVNQVVVSTIGNFKEANVHGMRKAVRKEVGKYLDQQTKKKPMILPIIIAI; encoded by the coding sequence TTGTCTGGTAGAGAAAACGCACTTTCAGTTTTTGCCCTAGGCGGCATAAATGAAATTGGTAAAAATATGTACGTAGTAGAGTATGGTGATGATCTTGTCATTATTGATTGTGGTGGGAAGTTTGCAGATGAAAGCTTATTAGGTGTTGATTTAATCATCCCCGACTTTACTTATTTACAGGAGAATCGCAACAAAATTCGAGGATTAGTTGTAACACATGGGCACGAGGATCATATTGGGGGTATTCCCTACTTTTTAAAGAAATTAAATGTCCCGGTTTATGCTACCCGCTTTACTCTTGGATTAATCGAATTGAAATTAAGAGAACATAAAATTTTACGTGAATCAACACTAGTTCAAATTGATTCGAATTCCGAATTAGATTTTGGTGAAGTCAAAGTAAGCTTCTTTAAAACAAGTCATAGTATACCTGATTGTTTAGGGATCGTCTTTGATACACCAGAAGGAAAGGTAGTCCATACTGGAGACTTTAAGTTTGATTTGACACCAGTTAATGACCAACACTCCGACATTCACAAGATGGCTGAGATTGGAAATGAAGGCGTTGTAATGTTAATTTCAGAGAGTACCAATGCAGAGCGACCTGGATTTACTCCTTCTGAACAGGAAGTTGGAGGACATATTGAGAAAGCCTTTATGGGGGCAAAAGGAAAAATAATTATTTCAACTTTCGCTTCAAATGTTAACCGTGTGCAACAAATTGTTCACGCCGCCTTAAAGACAAATCGTAGAATTGCCCTCTTGGGTAGAAGTATGGTTAACGTCGTTGCTGTTGCGAGAGAACGTGGATATTTAGATATCCCAGACTGGATGCTTATAGATACAAAGGAAATAAACAATATCCCTAATGAAAGAATCGTCATTTTATGTACAGGTAGTCAAGGGGAGCCATTAGCCGCGCTTTCCCGATTATCTCGAAATAGCTATCGCGATGTGAAGGTATACCCTGGTGATACAGTCATTTTTGCAGCCTCTCCTATTCCCGGGAATGAAAAAGATGTATCAAAAATTGTTGATAACCTCTTCCAATTAGGGGCCCATGTGATCTATGGTTCTTCAACTATTACAGGTATGCATGTTTCAGGGCATGGCTATCAAGAAGACTTGAAATTAATGTTAACTTTGATGAAACCGAAATATTTCATTCCGATTCATGGCGAATATCGTATGCTCCATCTACACCGCCAGTTAGCTGAAGCGGTAGGAGTAGAAAAAGGGAACACGTTTATTATTAAAAATGGCGACGTTGTAGATATTAAAAATTCAGAAGCCCGTCAAACTCGAAATATTCCGTCCGGGGATGTTTATGTGGATGGTCTTGGCGATGATGAAATTGGAGACATCGTATTACGAGATCGTAAACAATTATCTGAAGAAGGAATGCTAGTCATCGTTATTACAATTAATAAGTCTGACGGTAAACTCGTATCTGCCCCAGATTCCATATCCCGTGGATTTGTATATGCAAAAAATGCCGAGGAGTTAATCAACAACGTAAATCAAGTAGTCGTGTCGACAATTGGAAATTTCAAAGAAGCCAATGTTCATGGTATGCGTAAAGCAGTTCGAAAAGAAGTTGGCAAATACCTAGACCAACAAACAAAGAAAAAACCAATGATTTTACCTATTATTATCGCAATTTAA
- a CDS encoding TetR-like C-terminal domain-containing protein has product MSPRVGLDLLTIINTAADIADTDGVDNVTLAAIARKLNVRPPSLFNHIQGLPDLKRHLSLRGLTLLNEKLTEAAKGKMKDEALISMAYGYLEFSREHTGLYNLTLSAPEPNDEEMQKASRKIIQLLSNILSDYHLTNENTIHAIRALRSILHGFSSLEQKQAFKLAEEPEESFQVLMAGFISYLNQLAN; this is encoded by the coding sequence ATGTCACCAAGAGTTGGATTAGATCTATTAACGATTATCAATACAGCAGCGGATATTGCAGATACAGATGGCGTAGACAATGTAACCCTTGCGGCTATTGCGAGGAAGTTAAACGTTCGTCCCCCCTCTCTTTTTAATCATATTCAAGGGTTACCAGACCTTAAAAGGCATCTTTCCCTTCGCGGTTTAACATTACTAAATGAAAAATTAACTGAGGCAGCAAAGGGAAAAATGAAAGATGAGGCACTAATTTCAATGGCATATGGGTATCTGGAGTTTTCAAGGGAACATACCGGATTATATAATCTTACATTAAGTGCTCCTGAGCCAAATGACGAAGAAATGCAGAAGGCAAGTAGAAAAATCATTCAATTACTATCTAACATTTTAAGTGACTATCATTTAACAAATGAAAATACAATCCACGCCATTAGAGCACTAAGAAGTATCCTTCATGGTTTCTCGTCCTTAGAGCAAAAACAGGCTTTTAAATTAGCGGAAGAGCCTGAAGAAAGCTTTCAAGTGTTAATGGCTGGCTTTATTTCATATTTAAATCAATTAGCAAACTAA
- a CDS encoding transporter substrate-binding domain-containing protein: MKKTWLWTISSAVLLLAACSSNTATEEKKEKVATSAKTEDVQKIVVGTGTQFPNICFIDEDGNLNGYDIEMVKAIDEKLPEYEFEFQTMDFPNLLVSLETDKIDFVAHQMEVTEEREEKYLFNKEPYNVFPLKVTVHQDNNEIQSIEDLKGKKVGATPTSSSAVLLEKYNSEHDLGAEIVYSQGSVDSNQQLKTGRIDAIVSTPFAVDFVNEQSDAEQKVVGEALSSSKVFFLFNKDETALADRIDEALVELKEEGVVSELSLKWLGADYSVDF, translated from the coding sequence ATGAAAAAAACATGGTTATGGACAATTAGTTCCGCTGTTTTGTTACTAGCAGCTTGCTCATCAAATACAGCGACAGAGGAAAAAAAGGAAAAGGTTGCAACTAGTGCTAAAACAGAGGACGTTCAAAAAATTGTAGTAGGAACAGGTACACAATTCCCAAATATTTGTTTTATTGATGAAGATGGAAATTTAAATGGATACGATATTGAAATGGTTAAAGCAATAGATGAAAAATTACCAGAGTATGAATTTGAGTTCCAAACAATGGACTTTCCTAATTTATTAGTTAGTTTAGAAACAGATAAAATTGATTTTGTTGCACATCAAATGGAAGTAACTGAGGAACGAGAAGAGAAATATTTATTTAACAAAGAACCTTATAATGTATTTCCATTGAAAGTAACTGTCCATCAAGACAATAATGAAATTCAATCAATTGAAGACTTGAAAGGTAAAAAGGTCGGGGCAACACCTACAAGTAGTTCTGCTGTCCTTCTGGAGAAATATAACAGTGAACATGATTTGGGGGCAGAAATTGTATATTCGCAAGGCTCTGTTGACTCAAATCAACAATTAAAGACTGGTCGTATTGATGCTATTGTATCAACTCCATTTGCTGTAGATTTTGTCAACGAACAATCTGATGCTGAGCAAAAGGTTGTGGGAGAAGCTTTATCAAGTTCAAAGGTATTCTTCTTATTCAATAAAGATGAAACAGCACTTGCTGATCGAATCGATGAGGCACTTGTTGAATTGAAAGAAGAAGGAGTCGTTAGTGAACTAAGCTTGAAATGGCTGGGAGCAGATTATAGCGTTGATTTTTAA
- a CDS encoding L,D-transpeptidase family protein yields the protein MLHTVLPGETLLQISRNYRTPLQIIIGANPTINPDMIYVGQQIEIPGLPDPDTIPYRIEVSINDRTLKLYRNNELQKTYPIAVGRMLYETPVGDFVIVNRHPYPGGPFGTMWLTLSKEHYGIHGTNDPSSIGNAVSKGCVRMYNQDVEELASIVPNGTAVTIRP from the coding sequence ATGCTTCATACAGTTTTACCGGGTGAAACATTACTGCAAATCTCAAGAAATTATCGTACTCCACTACAAATTATCATCGGTGCTAATCCAACGATTAATCCAGATATGATTTATGTAGGTCAACAAATTGAGATTCCAGGCTTGCCTGATCCTGATACCATCCCCTATCGTATTGAAGTTTCGATTAATGATCGTACACTTAAGCTCTATCGGAATAATGAATTACAAAAGACGTATCCAATAGCGGTTGGTAGGATGCTTTATGAAACACCAGTCGGGGATTTTGTCATTGTCAATAGACACCCTTATCCAGGGGGACCTTTTGGTACGATGTGGCTAACGTTATCGAAAGAACATTACGGCATCCACGGTACAAACGATCCAAGCTCAATCGGAAATGCAGTATCAAAAGGCTGTGTCCGAATGTACAATCAAGATGTTGAAGAATTAGCAAGTATTGTCCCAAACGGTACTGCTGTTACAATTCGTCCATAA
- a CDS encoding DMT family transporter — protein sequence MRKYIGEIMLITTAIIWGSGFVMSALSLDYLSPYQLLAARFLIGVIILSIVFHKRLRKIKKSTILKGTVLGLFLYLAFALQTVGLQYTTASKNAFITAVNVVIVPFIAFFMYKRKIDIYELTGAFLAIIGIACLSLQFSSGVNIGDLLTLACAFGFAYQIFYTAKYVKDEDPILLTVVQMAVAAILGWAVVILKGDTNFSFEMEGVLSTLYLGVFSTTLAYCLQTIAQKFTNETKTAIILSTEAFWGMVFSVLFLGELLTPRMAIGAIVILGAIIISETKLSFIRKKETKEEHNVL from the coding sequence ATGAGGAAATATATAGGTGAAATAATGCTGATTACGACAGCAATTATTTGGGGTAGTGGTTTTGTTATGTCCGCACTTTCCCTTGATTATCTGTCCCCTTACCAGCTTTTGGCGGCAAGATTTTTAATTGGTGTCATCATACTTAGTATTGTCTTTCATAAAAGACTAAGAAAAATAAAAAAGTCGACAATATTAAAGGGCACTGTATTAGGACTTTTTTTATATTTAGCGTTTGCACTACAAACAGTTGGCCTACAATACACGACTGCATCAAAGAATGCGTTTATCACTGCAGTAAACGTAGTCATTGTCCCATTCATTGCATTTTTTATGTATAAAAGAAAGATTGATATATATGAATTAACGGGCGCATTTTTAGCGATTATTGGGATTGCCTGTCTATCACTTCAGTTTTCATCAGGAGTAAACATAGGAGATTTATTAACTTTAGCCTGTGCCTTCGGGTTTGCATATCAAATTTTTTATACAGCAAAGTATGTAAAAGATGAAGATCCTATTTTGCTTACTGTTGTTCAAATGGCTGTTGCAGCAATTTTAGGTTGGGCTGTTGTCATCTTAAAAGGAGATACAAACTTTTCTTTTGAAATGGAAGGTGTATTATCTACCTTATACTTAGGGGTCTTCTCAACAACTTTAGCTTATTGTTTACAAACCATCGCTCAAAAGTTTACGAATGAAACAAAAACAGCTATTATTTTATCGACTGAGGCCTTCTGGGGTATGGTTTTCTCTGTACTCTTCTTGGGTGAACTTTTGACACCAAGAATGGCAATTGGAGCAATTGTTATTTTAGGTGCCATTATCATATCAGAAACAAAGCTTTCCTTTATTAGGAAGAAGGAAACGAAAGAAGAACACAATGTATTGTAA
- a CDS encoding DUF421 domain-containing protein, with the protein MDFFSAQESLTSIQWVLRAIVAFFFLFFVVKIMGLRSISQLRLLDYSMAILIGNIIAHPLSDEGLGLKGSLISMSVLVCLYLVGIYLMNKFIPFREFVAPPPIPLIKNGEINSKNLKKTRISIDVVLSEMRKQSVEDIKKVALALWEPDGEISFFLSPEYQSVTKSDLNIISEPFSYPTTIIKEGKINYEVLSNSIYNEETLKNKIKTTYNVEINDILLATFDQNNQLQIFLR; encoded by the coding sequence ATGGACTTTTTTTCTGCACAAGAATCCCTAACCTCTATTCAGTGGGTTTTAAGGGCCATTGTTGCATTTTTCTTTTTATTTTTTGTAGTCAAAATAATGGGATTACGTTCTATTTCACAACTACGATTACTTGATTATTCAATGGCAATTTTAATTGGCAACATCATTGCCCACCCACTATCAGATGAAGGTTTAGGATTAAAAGGCTCATTGATTTCAATGTCTGTTTTAGTTTGCCTTTATTTAGTTGGTATATATTTAATGAATAAGTTTATACCTTTTAGAGAATTTGTTGCTCCTCCACCAATCCCCCTGATTAAGAACGGAGAAATTAATTCTAAGAATTTAAAAAAAACAAGGATTTCAATTGATGTTGTGTTATCTGAAATGAGAAAACAAAGTGTAGAAGACATAAAAAAAGTAGCATTAGCTTTATGGGAACCGGATGGTGAAATTTCATTTTTTTTATCTCCAGAATATCAGTCTGTAACAAAGTCTGATCTTAATATTATATCCGAACCCTTTTCATATCCAACTACCATAATAAAAGAAGGGAAAATTAATTACGAAGTGTTAAGTAATTCTATCTATAATGAAGAAACCTTGAAAAATAAAATAAAGACAACCTATAACGTAGAAATTAATGATATTTTACTCGCAACATTTGATCAGAATAATCAACTGCAAATTTTCCTTAGATAG
- a CDS encoding diguanylate cyclase: MLQSILSNLAIILLFHLSMSMVMNHKKKIPNSLIQLTMIIVGSVAVISMFYLPIRFNHYWVDMRMIPLVFIAYIHGWKKALPTLLVASVWRFFMGGAGMVPGILFGMIGPTLIALAFHHRSIFNKNFIEGIGIIIVCWLFSDLPIIYIIPNGWEIFKSTALIRGSSFVITATILYMFITQDRQRRMLNEELEKLATEDPLTNLFNKRKFYEVVHRKITTLQPKHFLAMLDIDHFKQINDTHGHLVGDKILVLLSNILMRYRNERVTIGRYGGEEFIIYIGNSTNDEAKELIEEIIQEIRSTSFPISNSKTIHITVSIGLTEMNDHLSLLSNVNQADQNLYMAKRKGRDCLICR, translated from the coding sequence ATGCTACAGTCCATCCTGTCTAATTTAGCAATTATTTTACTATTCCATTTATCCATGTCTATGGTAATGAATCATAAAAAGAAAATCCCTAATTCATTGATTCAATTAACAATGATTATTGTAGGTTCTGTAGCTGTTATTTCGATGTTTTATTTACCCATCCGTTTCAACCATTATTGGGTAGATATGAGAATGATCCCATTAGTATTTATCGCTTATATACATGGTTGGAAAAAAGCACTCCCTACTTTACTCGTTGCATCTGTATGGCGGTTCTTTATGGGGGGAGCAGGAATGGTTCCTGGTATACTATTTGGGATGATCGGACCAACACTCATTGCCCTGGCATTTCACCACCGTTCTATATTTAATAAAAATTTTATAGAGGGCATTGGAATTATTATTGTGTGTTGGCTCTTTTCTGACTTACCAATCATCTATATCATTCCAAATGGATGGGAGATTTTTAAAAGCACTGCATTGATACGAGGGTCATCTTTTGTTATTACTGCAACTATTCTTTACATGTTTATTACACAAGATCGTCAACGCCGTATGTTAAATGAAGAACTTGAAAAATTAGCAACAGAAGATCCGCTTACAAACCTCTTTAATAAACGTAAGTTTTATGAGGTTGTTCATAGAAAAATAACCACTCTCCAACCTAAGCACTTTTTAGCAATGTTAGACATTGATCACTTCAAACAAATTAACGATACACATGGTCATCTAGTTGGAGATAAAATTCTAGTTTTATTAAGTAATATTTTAATGAGATATAGAAATGAGAGAGTTACAATAGGGAGATATGGAGGAGAAGAATTTATCATTTACATTGGTAATTCCACTAATGACGAAGCAAAAGAACTGATCGAAGAAATTATTCAAGAGATTCGCTCGACCTCTTTTCCAATTAGCAATTCAAAAACAATCCACATTACTGTTTCCATTGGATTAACCGAAATGAATGATCATCTATCTTTACTAAGTAATGTAAATCAGGCAGATCAAAACTTATATATGGCAAAAAGGAAAGGTAGAGATTGTCTGATTTGTCGATAA
- a CDS encoding GNAT family N-acetyltransferase — translation MGNLIIISTLSEEDKEATRDVLITSYEQYRDGFKSQEAFNDYLLDIKKSLDNPKIEKVLIAKDDNQAVLGTLQIYANSEEAYGRPELNIQTPIVRLLGVHPSARGKGVARKLLQESIEYAKQKGAKSLYLHTGEIMKDAIRLYERFGFQRDFEKEFGNRGNLVMCYRFDIE, via the coding sequence ATGGGAAATTTAATTATCATCAGTACTTTATCGGAAGAAGATAAAGAGGCTACTCGTGATGTGTTAATTACTAGCTATGAACAATATCGAGATGGCTTTAAAAGTCAAGAAGCCTTTAATGATTATCTATTAGATATTAAAAAATCATTAGATAACCCAAAGATTGAAAAAGTCTTAATTGCAAAAGATGATAATCAGGCAGTGTTGGGAACTCTACAAATATACGCAAATAGTGAAGAAGCTTATGGGAGACCCGAATTAAATATTCAAACTCCAATCGTTCGTTTACTAGGTGTACACCCTTCAGCTAGAGGTAAAGGGGTTGCAAGAAAATTACTTCAAGAGAGTATTGAGTATGCAAAACAGAAAGGCGCAAAGAGTCTGTATCTACACACGGGTGAAATCATGAAAGATGCAATCCGTTTGTATGAACGATTCGGATTCCAAAGAGATTTTGAAAAGGAATTTGGTAATCGAGGTAATTTAGTAATGTGTTACCGATTTGATATTGAATAG